Part of the Desulfobaccales bacterium genome is shown below.
ATCCGGCAGGCGCTGGCAGAGCTGGACCGCCTCACCTGGGAGACCGGCCAGGTGAGCGGCCGGGAAAATTTCCTCTGGCTCATCTCCAGCTCCGATTTCGAGGGCGACCCGGACAGCTTTGCCCTTCGCCTGAATAATTTTCTTCAGGAGGCGGTGACCCGGCCGCCGGTTAAGGACGGTCTCCGTCTGGGGCTCATCGGCATCCCGCCCATCTTCACCGACCTGTGGGACCATCTGGAGGAGTTGGGGGCGCAGGTGGTGTTCAACGAAATCCCCCGCCAGTTCAGCCTGCCGCATCATGACGGCGACCTGACGGAGCAATATTATCATTACACTTATCCCTACGACATCACCCTGCGGCTCCGGGACATCGCTCAGGCCGTGGCCCAACGCCGGCTGGACGGACTCATCCATTATACTCAGAGCTTCTGTTTCCGGCAGATGTATGACCGGCTGCTGCGGGAGCACTTGCAACTACCCCTCCTCACCCTGGAGGGGGACCGCCCCGGCCCCTTGGATTCCCGCAGCCGCATGCGTCTGGAGGCCTTTGTGGATGTCCTCCGTTAGATCCAAAGCCTCTCACCCCAGCCCGGCAGTACCTCCGGATCAATCCCTGTTTG
Proteins encoded:
- a CDS encoding 2-hydroxyacyl-CoA dehydratase — protein: MPGSLSRLLSPGSKVGLTTTIPVEVVLAAGLVPVDLNNLFIASPQALQWVSDAEAEGLPRTICAWIKGIYAALAQHPEIRAVIAACQGDCSYTQALGEILASRGVTVVHFNYPYPRDKARLAQEMAEFMAQLGAEPAAVAALQAKLAPIRQALAELDRLTWETGQVSGRENFLWLISSSDFEGDPDSFALRLNNFLQEAVTRPPVKDGLRLGLIGIPPIFTDLWDHLEELGAQVVFNEIPRQFSLPHHDGDLTEQYYHYTYPYDITLRLRDIAQAVAQRRLDGLIHYTQSFCFRQMYDRLLREHLQLPLLTLEGDRPGPLDSRSRMRLEAFVDVLR